AAGAGATgcacaagaacacaagatatacgtggttcggtatgattacctacgtccacgggggtaaagggatgatcttattactcgATTCAAGGTTACAAAATGTGTATCTCACCAACAAGTACTCTATTCTCTCTCTCAAGATTTTGATATTCTCTCCTCACTCACTGATCACTTAGCCTTTAGCTCTCTACAtggatctctatttatagctacaAGTGATAatacatccaagttacagtgtAAGTCGTGGTACATCTTTCTTGATGTCCTTCTCGGGCGATGGATGATGTTTCTTCCGAAATTTTGGGCCGAGCCTAGTGATATCTTCTCCCGATGTCCTTCCACCCGACGTTGATTACTCAGTGAGTATGGCCGATGTCGTCCTTGATACTCTCGGCCCGAGTCTTACTTTGACCAGATCCTTCTTATCCTTTCACCAGCTTTGTCATAGCATTTATTACTCTCGTACCCGATGGGCATCACATCAGGGTTTTACCTTTACACGTATCGACTTCACATGCGTCTCTTTTCTCGCGCCAAACTAGGATAAAGTGATTCAGTGCTTCGTACTTCAACTACTATCGATACAGTATGGTCTAGGATTGCTCCACCTGGATCTGTGGATTATTCACACTTACATCTGTAATGATGAATTGATGTTCCAATTATGGAACAAACGATATCCTATGTTTAATGCAATGAGGTTGACCActtttatgaaaaaaaagaagTATATTTTTTTGTGGGTCGACTACGTACAGTCATTCAACAAATCGTTACTCCAAGAAAGATGAATATGAATTCATTTATTAAAATCAAAGAAAGGTACTGCGTGCAGAATTAATATACAATGAGACATATTTGAATGATACACGGATGACAAGGACGGGCAATAGTTCTACACTAACAAAACCTAAAAACATAGTTGTAATAGACATCGACAATTAAAGTATAAATAGAAAAATATTCTACGCTCTTCGTTATTATCCCCCCTCAAACTGAAGAGGAGATAAAACCTTCGGTTTGTTTTTCAGAAAATTAAAGTGTGGAGTTGTTAGTCTCTTTGTAAAATTGTCAGCAGCTTGCTCCAGAGTTGACAAATAAATCACCTGTAAAGACTTTGACTGGACCAATTCTCTTACAAAGTGAAATTCCTAAGCAAGGTGTTTCATTCTACTATGAAACTTTGGGTTTGAAGCAAGAGCAATGGAGTTCTTGTTATCACAGACTATAGTTGGAGAAGATGGGAGAAAGATATGCAGGTCTTTAAGTAGTTGACATAACAAGACCACTTCAGTTGTTGTAGAAGCTAGGGACCTGTACTCAGCCTCAGTACTGGATCTAAATACAATTGCTTGTTTCTTTGTAGACCATCTAGTAGAATTTACACCAAAAGTGACACAATAACCACTAGTGGATCTTTTATCATCTGGACTCGCAGCCCAATCGACATCAGAGTACCCTTGTAATGCAGTGAAACCTTGGTAATAGAAGTCCCGATCTAGTGTACCCTTAACATATCTTAACACTCTCTTAGCAACAATCAGATGAGAGGTTGTAGGGGAATGCATAAACTGACAAACCTTATTAACATAAAAACACAGTTCAGACCTTGTCCATGTTAAATACTGAAGAGAACCCATAATGGACCCGTATTATGTAGGATTAGTCAAAATATCTCCATCACCGATTACACTTGTTACCTTTGTTACTGCTACTATGAAAAAATCATTGGTAGAAGGATGGGTCTATGGATCCTACTACACCTTTGCCACCTATGTTACTATGATTTAAAAAAACCCTTTGAGAAATGGTTGGATTTTTGGATCCTAACATCTCTACTATATGTAGATTTGTTATATGGTTCGGATGCGTTATTTTTGATCCGATCAAGGTCATTTAAACTCGTCATGATATTTTGGAATTTGTTAGAAATGGTAGGAACTATTTTTCAAATTAGGGTCTAGGACTATGGTGTAAAATGGTTTGAATTCGcttgttgtctgtttgaaatCTTTGAATTTATTATAATGGCTGTTGGAGACCGAGTCTGCCATGTAATTTATGTTGATCTTGAATCATAGTTTAATGATCAATATATTTGAGGCTTGccttttacgaagaaaaaaaaatgaagcagGACAAGGAGTTGAACAAAGCTTCATTCCAACAAGATTAATTGTTATTCAATAAGTCTAAAGCATACTTTTTCTGAGAGAAAAAAAGACCATGTTTATTCCTTTTAACTTTTAACCCCAAGAAGTAAAGTAGACTGCTTAAATCCTTGACAGGAAATTGAGTGTATAAATGCCTGATGATAGAGTCACAATGAGAACTAAGATAATAGTCAATTCAGACCCTAGTTTCTGAACAAATAAGGAAGAATCAACAAGTGACGGTACAAAATCAATGGCTATAAGAGCATCTATAAATTTCTTATACCATGCTCTGGGTGCATGTTGCAGGCCATATAAAGATTTATTCAGTTTATAGACATAATTTGGATAATCTTTATCTTGAAATCGAGGAGGCTGTGACATATAAACATCTTCTTTCAAATCTCCATGTATAAAACCATTTCTTATGTCTAGTTGTTTGAGCTGCCTACCAAATTATCTTCAAGTGATAAAACTAGCCTGATAGTTGCAGGTTTAACAACTAGACTAAAAGTATATATATAATCAAGTCCCTCTAACTGATGAAATCCCTTAACAACTAACCTAGCTTTGTACCTTTCTATAAAACCACATGCATTATATTTAATATTAAATACCCACTTACATCCAATTAAGCTATGAGAAGGATGAGGTGGTACATAATTCCAATTTTCTGCATCCTTGAGTGCAATATATTCATTTTTCATAGCTTGTTTCCAAACTGGAACTTTAGCAGCTTGAGAGTAACAAGTTCGATTAAAGACTGCAAGATGAGAAAGATGAGCAGTTGAAACAACATATTTAATAGCAAAGAATACCTTTGGTTTGGAAACACCATTTGGTTCTTATCAGCATTTAATGAAGAGAGACATTATCTGTAGTAGTATCAGGAGGTACTGTTGTTACTATAGAATTAGAATTTTCAACTGCTAAAGTAGAAGATCTGTAAGAACTGACTGAGATGAAGTAGTAGAAGTATATGTAATGTCTGACTGAGAAGCTGAAATAAAAGTATATGTTATGTGTGACTCATCTAACATAGGTGGGAGAAGAGGAAAGTCAAGAAAAACAGTTTCTGAACTAGAAGTATTCTTCAGTGTTCAAAAAGGAAAAACATCTTCATGAAGTACAACATCTCTAGAAACAAAAACCCTTACATTTGTAGGATCTAAACATCTGTATCCCTTGTTGTGAGAACTATAACCAATAAAAATGTGCTTAACGCTCCTTGGTTGAAGTTTGTTTGATATATATGGTTTTATCTTGGAAAACATAAGCACCCAAAAATCTTCAAAAAGAAACAATCGAGATCCTTGTTATAAAGACACTTATAAGGAGATTCAAAAGATAATGATCTTGCAGAAAGTTTGTTAATAACATAATTTGCAGTTGAAAGTGCATCAAACCAATACTTAAAAGATAAGCTAGATTGTATGAAAAAGTTCTTGTAATTGCTAGTAGATGTTTATGTTTTGGCTCTGCCACCCCCATCTGTTCAGGGGTATGGCGACAAGTAATCTTATGTTGTATTTCAGTGTCTAAAAGAATTTCTTTTAAACTATTCTTAACAAACTCACCTTAACAAAATCACCTTCACCATCAGTTCTGACaatctttatttttataattaacaAGTTTTCTATGTAAGCTTTGAAGTGTATAAAAGTGACTCTAAAATCAAACTTAAGAGTAAGAGGATATACCCAACAAAATTCGGTGAAATGGTTAATCATATTGACATAATAGTGAAATCTATTTACAGAAGTAACAAGTGCAGGACCCCATACACCTATGTGAAGAAGTTGTAATGGAAAAATAGAAACTGAATTGGATACATTGACTGGGTTGCTTATGAGATCTTGCTAACTGACATTCATATCAATTGAGAGGTTTACTGATGTCAGAGGAAATAATTAACCTACAAAGCCTAGAAAAAGTCCCAAAGGAAGGATGTGTCAATCTTCTATGCCAAACAGTTGAAGGATCTTTATCACAGGACAATCCGGTAGAAGAATCTGAAGTTGAATCTGAAGATGATAATGTGTCACAAACCAGAAAATATAATCCATTTATATCGGGCCTTTGAAAAATCTATTTGGTGTGTAAGTTCTTAATAGTAAAATTAGATGAAATAAATGTAAGAGAACAAttattatcttttgtgaatttatgaaCGAAAACTAAATTTTATGTACCTAAAGGTATATGAAGTATATGTTGCAGGTTGAATTGTTGATAGGGTATTGAAATAACAGAAGAACCAGACTTTAAAACAGACACACTTGTACCATTAGCAACACTGATAGATCCACCACCAGTATAAGCAGAAGTAGATGCAATATTGAGGAATCAACAGTAACATGATGAGTTGCTCCGGAATCCATATACAATGAATTTTCCCCTAGTACATTAGAAGCAGCAAGCATAGCTTATAAGTGTTTAGGAGGATCCCTACCTTGATATGCAAAATTCATGCAATTCCAACACTCATCAGCATTATGATCATATTTGCGACATATCTGACATGTAGGCTTGTTCCAGATGCAAGATTAACTGGTCTTGCAACAACAGTTGGAAAAGATGGAGATGTTGTTAGTAATATACCAGAGTTTCTACCAAAACCTCTACCAGAAGGTCCAGAACCACGACCTCCTCTAGTAAAAGTAGGATTAAATCCTCTAAAACCTCTACCATATCCTCTTCTGGTAGTTAGTGGAGTCGATAGAATTAGCAACAAGATTACTTTGACAAACAAACTCCTTACTGAATAAAAAATTGTGTAACTCAATGCTTAAAACAAGAGGATTACGAATCTTTATAGATGTAGCAAAAGAACTAAATTCAGGACCTATACCAGCTAATCTGACTACCATAATTCCACTGTCAAAAATAACAGATCCACGGACAACTAGTTGATCGGTAATTCTCTTAAACTCATTAGTGTAAGCAGCGATAAaagaagggaaaattaggcgcatgcccaaaaaaaataatattctcattgtcaggcccacaattaatttttagttctgtgacacccataattatatgaaattattaaaattgtctacatgacggattatgcatccgcatgacaggttatgcatcaggggtatatttggcaacgcaacttggatataacatatctaaaaatccgggccttggaattttacaaattttatatcgttggaaatctttttaagaaagatacgcaacgagtacaaacaagaatatcaaatttttgtttttcacgaaaaaatcggaggtgatcatcattttaggcaaaattttcgaaaacttgatacataatcattatgcagccaccaaaaaatatgcataacacattctgcagatgcataacgaactatgcaaccattttctcggctgcataacaaattatgcatattctataacaagttatgtagccattgttttggttgattttagtgcgtacataaaaaattgatgcataatgcattatgcatccatatttacggatgcatatcaggttatgtatatattttctcgatgcataaaagattgtgcaataattttctcgatgcataatgcattatgcagccatattttcacgactgcataaatgttatgtagatattatcgtaggcgcatgacaagttatgcaaccttattttttgttggtttcaatactaacaaaaaaataGCCGCATAAAGttttatgcaaccgttttctggactgcataacaaattatgcaaaaacaaaaaacactgcataacgtgttatgcaaccatttacGGGACCGCATAATAGGTCATGGAACAACTTTTGtatatgcataataggttatgcaatcattttcatagctgcataacaaattatccAACCATTATGACCGACACCAACACAAACAATAACTCCAAAAACTTCATCAATGTTCACTGACCATAGACCAACACGGAAACACCTCATCTTCATGAGACTCAGTAATGGGCACCatgtgcttcaagaaaataaacaattgAAACGAAAGAAAATAAATGCGTGCATGGTTTATGGAGTGGTGGGAGTAGTGGATATTTAGAAAAAGAAGGGCATGGGTCATATGAGACTGAACCAAGATAAACTAGCGAGTAGCGACCAGTacgttttcttcctttttttgtcATCCCGAGCTTCTCCCTGTTTTATTATCTCAGATTCAAAACACTAAACTTCGCCATACCAAACTAATTCAAATCAAACTTGTCCAACACCTCCTTGATCTCCTACCACTCAGCCACTATATGGTAGATAGCATCACTACCATCTTCGTTATATGTAATTCTCGCTGACATGATTGGCAGCAACCATGAACAACAGCACAACGCCCTCAACGACATCAAGCCAATATACTTGAGTCTTAGCTTATTCTCCCTCACGAAAATGGCAGAAACCTAATAACTGATTTAAGTATAGTTTAGAGGAGCCAAAGGTAGACTCATCCTCTTTTGTTGGTTGTAGTACTAGTACATAACGCATTTACTCCAATCCTCTTCTTGGTGTAATAATGAGATGTTGTTGCCGATCATAAAAAAGGAAACAACTTGTTGCCGGATCCTTGTCTTCCCAGACGCTACAAAAAAGGAAAAAGTTGTCTTTCTTACAAATACTTCAAAGTAGAATATGCTAGTTTGCCCTCTGAAGTTGGATTTTGAAGTTATGGATTTCTTAGACGGAATAACTTGCCGTACTACAAAACCATATCAGCAGAATTTGGGCAACGCTACAAACCATTCTCCGTGGATAAGCGCGGATTAAAACTAAAGCTGCATCCAGCCGCAACATCTTGCCCTGTTGAGTAAAGGATCCAGCGGCAATATGAACATAAGCAAAAAACAACCATTTTCGGCAAATGTAATCGAACACCAGGAACTAATTGTTTTTGCTACGAGTTCAGGAAATCAATTGAACGAACTCCAAAAACTATTAATTAACGAAGACTGAGAGTGAAACCTCATTACTTGAAAACCAAAAGAAACCCTTCGAATCAGTAAAGGAAATCGTATAGAAACCTCAAATTGTATCACAATCCCATAATACCAACCTTAGTTGCATCAATCAGatctaaaatatatttttttatcaagAGATCGAGATTAAAAACCTTACCGATTCCGCATCTCTCCTTTATAAACCATAATTACACCATCACTGATCCATTGGGAGAGAGCACTAAGAATCATAACTCAAGTGTTATGAAGATTTACCCTTGGGAAGAAGAAAACGAATTGAAgaagtgtttttttttccttcagagaagagcaaaacagaatttcataaattatgggtttgagaataattttcgtataggaaatgggtgcgcgcctgaaatTTCCCGAGTATGGGTTTCACAGTGTCCAAAATCTAAAAAATGGGTGTGGTAGTAGTTTTCACGTAAAAGAACTACCTTTCTTGAGTGTCATTAATTTGGTTCGTAACTGAATTGAATAAGTTGAAGAGACTCTAACAAACCTATCTTAAATAGCTTTCCATAATTCATGAGAAGAAGGAGCATTTGCAAAATAAGAAATTACCGCATCTGAAATTGTTGATTTGATCCACATGATAATGTAGAGTTTTCATCTACCAATCTGTATAAAGTGGATTCTCCACACTATTGTTAGCAATTAGCATGAGATCCATCAAGAAACCTCGTAATGTTGAATTTTTCGAATTACATGTAGCATCGAAGATTTCTATGTTAGGGAATTTGCATCCGTTAGCTTAAGAATAACAATACTCATCAACTGATTGATCAGAACTTTAGAAATCAAAAAAGAAATAGGGTTTTCCACTAAAGCAGATCTATAACTCATCAGAAAGGAAAATTTAGAAGCAAGATGAGATGAAGAAAGAACAAAGaatgatgaggaagaagattTGATTGAGAAGAACATAGAAAAGCAGAAACAATAAAGATCGTAACCACGAGAAATCTTCAAAGAATTCTTGACTATACCATAGTTGCACCAAAGAGAAATATGAATTCCTTCACTATACTCAAAGAAAGGTACATACATAGTTAATATACACTGAGACATATTTCAGTGATACACGGATGACAAGCACGTgtaaaaagagaacttacaagAAGTCATTTTGTTGATTTCCTTTCTCCATTATAAATTTTATtgttgatttcatttctccattaTAAATTTTAATCTAAAACAAATCCATCGGATTATCGCCATTTAATCTGTTTATCCGTGCATCTATAGGACGCCGAATTGGATAGGATGCCAAATCTAAATCCGTAATGATTTGGATTGGGAGCGAATGAGGCGAAAACCAGTCCATACCGGCCAAAACcagtccataccggcccatgctcgcCCCTTGATCAGACTAAGGAAACTTGTGCTTGTAAGGCCTCAGGTCATCTGCACAAGGCTTGTAAGGCCTCAGGTCATCTGCACAACCCCGATATAGATACTGAACCATGAAATTGTCTCAACTATTAGCAAATTTTGAAAGCTAACCCATTTACTttccaagaaaaagaaaactaccCCATTAATCTTATATTTGTCGCATCTGATTAAATTAGTATCGTAATGTCTATGTGATATTAAAACACAATCAAATTCTCTAGGTCAAACAGATCTGATCTAGCCAATTCAAAAAATTTGATCAAGTTGTTTATCATGTAATCGGCTAGGTTGAACCACTAACAACTTGGACGATTGTAAAAGACACTCTGGCcaataataaaaatacatatagtGACCATATTATGTTATAATTGCATCAGCCCCAAAATATCATTCCCAATTTTATCCATTACATTTGGGGCGACTTTCAAGCGAGGAACAAATTGACAATTCTGGACTATGTGGGTTATCTACATGTTGATGACATCACCCCCTCAAGAAAATTGTCCCAAGACCAATTCCATATGATATTCATTAGCAGATGACTATGATTATTATGAAAACTAAATAACAACAAAGCTAAATAACAACAAAGCTAAATAACAACAAAGCATATGATAGTTGTAAAATACCCAGAAAACAAGGTCCAAAAATGGCATAACCTACACAGAACTGTCCGTAAAATGTGTTTCTGCTAGCTAGTGCTTTGCTAAAGTGCAGTTTCATATCCCCTTGTTCAGATGGTTGCGGCACGAGTCTCTTTCACACTTTGGCGTGCTGACATAATAAATAGTATCAACATACATTACTTACAGTTGTACAAGTTGTTCCAATGTGGAATCATACCACCTCAGAGTTCACTTTCGTGTGTGAAGATACCAATGTAACTTATTTGCAGAGATATGAACCTAATTATGACTCTTGGTCAATCAAAACGCATAATTAGAGAGAGCACATACATGCAGGAGCCACAGAGCACAAAAGGAGATGCTTTTTTATCTTTTGCCAACATTATAAACATACCATAAGCTGATGGCTACATAATACTATAAAAGGTGAACCTACTTATATTGGATAGTCAACTCCACTCATCACCAAAAGTACTACATGCAGATGGATAAGATAGCAAGAATTCTCCATGCAAAGGGCTTTAGTAAACATAAAAGGTTACTAACAGTAAGTACCTGATGTTGTGCTGCATGTACTAGGTATACGATGATGACCCATGCCATTCAGTTATAGTTAGACTCTAACTCCTTGCGCTTCAACTCTAGTGTCATCCGCTCATTTTCAAGCTTCATCCTCTCATTTTCCATCCTGAGCTTATCCAACTCCCTATCTTTCTTCCTACGAAACTTCTGCCACTTGAACCGCTGTTTTTCCAACTCTAGGGTCTGTACCTGAAGATGTAACTTCTGTTCTTCCAATTGAAGTGAACGAGACATCACCCATTGCTTTTGTATCCAAGATCCTTTGCTACCCTCGGGGAACACTTGATTGATATCGACAGGGGaattaaccatatgagaattagATCTTTTGCCGCAGTCCTGCGAATTTGATGGATTCCCAAAACTTACATCCTCATACTCGTGCCCTTGTTTCATTCTCTTCGGAAAACACCCTGGCAGCCCAAACATCGCCTGATCCCCGTGTAAATTGTGATTTTCATCAGCTTCGTCATCATGATCCTCTTCCCCatcttgatcatcatcatcattaaagtCTTCTTGTAAATTCCTCCTTGAATCATGACTATCATGATCATCTCTACTTCTAAGAGCTAGCTGCAAGGATCTTTGAAGTGCTGGGTCAGAAGGTAGATGTAAGCGGTTTCCATTGTGGTATGAACACATTTCTTCATAGAATAAATGTTTTGAGCTCAGAATTTTCTTAACATCCTCCTTAGCTTTCTCTGAGAGGTGATCCATCATATCCAAAAGTGCAGGATTCTCAACCACTTTGCAAGAAGTGCCCCTGCCAAGCACATCAGTTAGTCGTTTATACCTTTTGTTAAGGTCATTAAACTTATCCTCAGACTGCTGAGGCGACACGTAACATCCTCTCTCAGCCATAACTTTTGATACTGACTTCCACTTCCCTTTCTTTTGCAGAAtggcaaattttcttcttcccccACTACTGCAGTCGCCAACAGCATCCTCTCCAATATAAGAAACAACAGTTATCAAAAGCCTCACCATTTTATCTGTCCACTTCATTCGCTGCCATGGGGATCCTTTCTTCCCTCTGCCAGCTTCATTATGCCCATCAATACTATCTTCATTGAAGCTTTGTTCGTCCTCCTCACTCGTACAAATCTTCCCTTTATCTCCTTTGTTGTAATTCATCAACCCCATGGGTTGCTCACATTCATGCATGTTTCCAACTGACATGGGAAAATTTTCACAAATTGGAGGATCAACCATGGATCCTTGAAGATTATGAGAGTTGTGTTGTTGATGGAGGGTTTGTGGGTGTTGTTGATGAGTAACATGCATAGGTCCTTGCAAATCTAAAACCCCGTAAGGTAAACCTGGAATCATATATCCAGCCGATATATTCCCTTCCATTTGCTTACTACAAAAGAGAATTCAGATAAAAAACATTTAAGATTCTCCTATTAGAAGGCGTAGTAGTGCTTTTCCTGCTCTATATAGCTTTACTTAACAAAAGAGATCAAAAAGCTAATTGAGCATCTAAGACACCCCTTCTCATTTAGTGCTTCCACTTTCCTGAGAGGTGCATATTTAAAACTAGTTTTAACAACAGCGTCTTGCTGTTTATTATCAAGGACCCTTAGCTtaaggataaaatcctatattggAAGAAGAAGAGGGGGGAAAAAAGCACTTTCACCCATACTATCAAGAGCTATTCCTAGGAAATCATTTATGACAATAAGAGAACACCCTCAAATGTATCCAAATTCAACTAATGAACCATTATAAAAGTAAAATGCTCAATATTACCTAAAGCAGAAAATGAACAACATAAAGATCTAATCTAAAGGTAAAGCTTCTATTGTTCAAACATTTCACAGGCTAATAATTAAACCAAACTATATTGGAACCCAGGATCTTGTTAAAATAAAAAGGGACTTTTGTAGTAATTTAGTATACCATCAGATACAGCGAGCATCCAGTTTGACAAAACGGAATTCTGGAGAGTGCGATCCAGTGAACCAAAGCATATCCTAGGACCCCATTTAAGCATATTTGACGCCACCACGGCTCCCAACAAAATAATCTCCAGTAAGTAGGGAGAAGGAGAGCCTCAACTGATGAAGCTAGTTATCCCTGCACATATCAGCAATAACATTTTCGTTGGAACCACAATGCAATGAAAATTAATCAAAGAGAAACAACAATCACCCAATAAGCTCAAACCCTAGAAAATACATAATCCCTGAATGTTACTCTTGAAGCTCTAATTTTTCGAAATCGAGAAATCCAAAGCACATGCAATCAATTAGGGCATCGTCAATTTAACATAGATCTAATGAGTGTACAAAATGATTTAGACAAAAGATTGCCTTAATATTGAATGATCATACTTGAACTTTCCTCTTTTGATATCGAAGTGGGGGACTTGCACTAAAAAAAGAAATGGGCACCCCTAAAATCTTGCtatgagattgagaaattcttcttcttttcgtcttcgcGTTTTCTTACTTAATGAAACACTTTGGGGAAAGTGTAAAACACGTGTGAAGAGTTATAGTACACGTTTAGACATCAGCAATGCATGCTATAATGCCTCCAAATCCCAATGGTTGGTAGAAGTGCAAAATGTTAACCTGGTTCTTATGGTTGAGTAAATTCAACATTCAACTTCCATGACACGTTGAATGAGAGGCAAGTTTTATGGTTTTTGCCTGAATCAAGAGAATTGGGCACAATAATATGGCACAGATGGGTTCAACGGCTCGGTTTAGTGAGTGTGGCCGGTGGATCAGATTACTATGTGAATTAGATGGGCTACTCATTTCTGCAAAATACCAAGCCATGGATGATAGGTATTTCCGGGGTGTTTTAGATCATTTTGCATTTAGAAAGGAACATGACTTGAAAAGCGGAAGTATGAATCAAACACAAGTACCACATGCATCTCTCACTTGGCTAATTACATAGAAAGTAGGAAATCGACTCCTGCTGAACCAGTTGACAACAACTTAGTTGCCGAGGAATTGACTAGAATGTTCTTGCTTTGGTGTATCGGTTCTTTTTTGTTTGCTTATTGTAGTGGAAAAGTTGATAAACGTTGGTTCTGGTGTTGGATAATTTGGAAGAGGTTGGGTCTTTTGATTGGGGAACTGCCGCTTTGAGTAATTTGTACAAACGTTTGGATATTTGGAGTTCGTCCAATAAAGGTGATATGAGTGGGATGTGGATGATTTTAGAATTCTGGTACTATTTTTATTTCCGTAATTGTCAGCCAGTATTGGCGGACAACCTAAGAAATGAGGTCCTCGATTGTCACCATGCTATCAGTCTATTAAATGTGTTGAACCTTCAGAACATGGGGCAGAAGGATCTTCACAAACATTCAGCGACTGACGCTCGAA
This genomic stretch from Papaver somniferum cultivar HN1 chromosome 5, ASM357369v1, whole genome shotgun sequence harbors:
- the LOC113282494 gene encoding uncharacterized protein LOC113282494, coding for MEGNISAGYMIPGLPYGVLDLQGPMHVTHQQHPQTLHQQHNSHNLQGSMVDPPICENFPMSVGNMHECEQPMGLMNYNKGDKGKICTSEEDEQSFNEDSIDGHNEAGRGKKGSPWQRMKWTDKMVRLLITVVSYIGEDAVGDCSSGGRRKFAILQKKGKWKSVSKVMAERGCYVSPQQSEDKFNDLNKRYKRLTDVLGRGTSCKVVENPALLDMMDHLSEKAKEDVKKILSSKHLFYEEMCSYHNGNRLHLPSDPALQRSLQLALRSRDDHDSHDSRRNLQEDFNDDDDQDGEEDHDDEADENHNLHGDQAMFGLPGCFPKRMKQGHEYEDVSFGNPSNSQDCGKRSNSHMVNSPVDINQVFPEGSKGSWIQKQWVMSRSLQLEEQKLHLQVQTLELEKQRFKWQKFRRKKDRELDKLRMENERMKLENERMTLELKRKELESNYN